One Thauera sp. K11 DNA window includes the following coding sequences:
- a CDS encoding HpcH/HpaI aldolase/citrate lyase family protein: MSTPTHPRDVLFAGEKPFPALPAVDHYAGSEKLMRKALALQQELGPVFDLTCDCEDGARAGAEAGHAQMVVEIVNGADNRFGRVGARIHDITHPHWERDLEILVGGAGPRLAFITLPKVRSATDTAAQIARLRHIEAAAGVPRPLPVHVLIETHGALREVWRIAAQDGVESLDFGLMDFVSGHHGAIPGAAMKSPGQFEHPLIVRAKTEISAAALACGVVPSHNVTTELKDVDFIRRDAERARREFGYLRMWSIHPNQILPIVEAMRPDFSEVEEATEILAAAQDVAWGPIQHGGRLHDRASYRYYWELLQRAQQTGMALPQAARSRFFAN, encoded by the coding sequence ATGAGTACCCCCACACATCCGCGCGACGTCCTGTTCGCCGGTGAAAAGCCCTTCCCCGCCCTGCCCGCCGTCGACCACTACGCCGGCTCGGAAAAGCTCATGCGCAAGGCCCTTGCGCTGCAGCAGGAACTCGGCCCGGTCTTCGACCTCACCTGCGACTGCGAGGACGGCGCGCGCGCCGGCGCCGAAGCCGGGCATGCGCAGATGGTGGTCGAGATCGTCAACGGCGCCGACAACCGCTTCGGGCGCGTCGGCGCGCGCATCCACGACATCACCCATCCGCACTGGGAGCGAGACCTCGAAATCCTGGTCGGCGGCGCCGGCCCGCGGCTGGCCTTCATCACCTTGCCCAAGGTGCGGTCCGCGACCGATACCGCGGCGCAGATCGCCCGGCTGCGGCACATCGAGGCCGCGGCGGGCGTGCCCCGGCCGCTGCCGGTCCACGTGCTGATCGAGACCCACGGCGCACTGCGCGAAGTGTGGCGGATCGCCGCGCAGGACGGCGTCGAGTCGCTCGACTTCGGCCTGATGGACTTCGTCTCCGGCCATCACGGCGCCATTCCCGGCGCAGCGATGAAGAGCCCAGGGCAGTTCGAGCACCCGCTGATCGTGCGCGCCAAGACGGAGATCTCCGCCGCCGCGCTGGCCTGCGGCGTCGTTCCGTCGCACAACGTGACCACCGAGTTGAAGGACGTCGATTTCATCCGCCGCGATGCCGAGCGCGCCCGCCGCGAATTCGGCTACCTGCGGATGTGGAGCATCCATCCGAACCAGATCCTGCCCATCGTCGAGGCGATGCGCCCGGACTTCTCCGAGGTCGAGGAGGCGACGGAGATCCTCGCCGCCGCGCAGGACGTCGCCTGGGGCCCCATCCAGCACGGCGGCCGCCTGCACGACCGGGCGTCCTATCGCTACTACTGGGAGCTGCTGCAACGCGCGCAGCAGACCGGCATGGCGCTGCCGCAAGCCGCGCGCAGCCGCTTCTTCGCGAACTGA